In a genomic window of Paracoccaceae bacterium:
- a CDS encoding TonB family protein, with translation MIPRSTAIAIVAVLLSLAVHFLGLGMTTRAQLQQPEEDVSTNVVSLGRAFEDVAETRAQPVEPERAPVPEPDSEPVPEPERADTPTSQALVASDNPQQVASPDTGSAPVVQPETTGPSEPALGDVPEPTTIEPSNGSGNEIAEAPVAPPDGTDTATEVPEGSPEGGLVRLEAVPVESLPTPPVVSTPQRLAALPSAVPVTPLEAETVDPEDQLTPVEPEPADVQNPIDEDDTAVSETRVTTSLRPRLRTPRQSSGPEGLANGTPELRDTRLAPAQTIESPLTAYQRDGTNVFAGQSGGTRSGGIGFRNSSGPGNSDVTNYAGQVLVHLNRVRPIAVSGKGWARVFFEINPDGTLASVDIIDGVGSPEIERAAKAQVRNGVPFPRPPGGRSRKLNFVYRIQ, from the coding sequence ATGATCCCGAGGTCGACCGCGATTGCGATCGTCGCCGTCTTATTGTCCTTGGCGGTGCATTTTCTTGGTCTGGGTATGACAACCCGGGCCCAATTGCAGCAACCCGAAGAGGATGTATCAACGAATGTGGTCTCGTTGGGCCGTGCATTTGAAGACGTCGCTGAAACCCGTGCCCAGCCTGTCGAGCCGGAACGTGCTCCAGTCCCCGAGCCTGACTCCGAACCTGTCCCAGAACCGGAGCGTGCCGATACACCCACAAGTCAGGCGCTTGTGGCCTCGGACAATCCACAGCAGGTCGCGTCGCCGGATACTGGCTCGGCGCCGGTTGTACAGCCTGAGACAACAGGACCCTCCGAACCGGCGCTGGGTGACGTACCAGAACCAACAACAATCGAACCTTCGAACGGATCAGGCAACGAGATCGCTGAAGCGCCGGTCGCACCGCCGGACGGCACCGATACAGCCACCGAAGTGCCGGAGGGTAGCCCGGAGGGGGGCTTGGTACGTCTTGAGGCCGTTCCGGTTGAGTCCCTGCCGACACCTCCGGTCGTTTCAACGCCACAGCGGCTCGCCGCTTTACCCTCGGCAGTCCCGGTAACGCCGTTGGAAGCCGAAACGGTTGACCCGGAAGATCAGTTAACGCCGGTAGAGCCTGAGCCTGCGGACGTGCAAAACCCTATTGATGAAGATGACACTGCCGTTTCTGAAACGCGGGTGACGACATCCTTGCGACCGCGGCTGCGCACACCGCGGCAATCATCAGGGCCCGAGGGACTCGCGAACGGCACGCCAGAACTCAGAGACACGCGGCTTGCGCCGGCGCAAACGATTGAGTCACCGCTCACTGCTTACCAGCGTGACGGGACCAATGTTTTTGCGGGTCAAAGCGGCGGTACCCGATCCGGGGGGATCGGTTTTCGTAATTCCAGCGGCCCGGGAAACTCGGATGTGACCAACTATGCCGGTCAGGTTCTAGTCCATCTGAACCGCGTTCGACCCATTGCTGTTTCAGGAAAGGGTTGGGCGCGGGTGTTCTTCGAGATCAATCCTGACGGAACACTGGCCTCGGTGGACATTATTGATGGCGTAGGCTCGCCTGAAATCGAGCGTGCAGCCAAAGCACAAGTGAGAAACGGCGTGCCATTCCCGCGCCCGCCGGGTGGTAGGAGTAGAAAGCTCAACTTTGTCTATCGAATCCAGTGA
- a CDS encoding DoxX family protein, whose amino-acid sequence MIGLYTSVTERLARADWLLSTLARFVFAATLLLYFWVSGLTKLGEGFAGLFQPSVGAYAQIFPKAMEAVTYDTSQLSMFHWAVVVSGTWSEFILPALIVLGLLTRLSALGMIGFIVVQSLTDLYGHGGLEHPETFGAWFDRFPDSVIMDQRSFWVFLLIVLVIKGAGPLSLDNAFKRRNTPV is encoded by the coding sequence ATGATTGGCCTCTATACCTCAGTAACAGAGCGTCTGGCGCGTGCCGATTGGCTGCTGTCAACGCTGGCACGCTTTGTTTTCGCGGCCACACTATTGTTGTATTTCTGGGTGTCAGGACTGACAAAGCTGGGGGAGGGATTTGCTGGCCTGTTTCAACCATCAGTTGGCGCCTATGCCCAAATTTTCCCCAAAGCCATGGAGGCCGTGACATATGACACATCGCAACTTTCGATGTTTCACTGGGCTGTCGTGGTTTCTGGCACATGGTCTGAGTTTATTTTGCCCGCTCTGATCGTGTTGGGCCTTTTAACGAGATTATCCGCATTGGGCATGATCGGTTTCATTGTAGTACAGTCTCTGACTGATCTTTACGGCCATGGTGGGTTGGAACACCCCGAAACCTTTGGCGCCTGGTTCGACCGCTTTCCAGACAGCGTCATTATGGACCAGAGAAGTTTTTGGGTTTTCCTTTTGATTGTGCTTGTCATCAAGGGCGCAGGCCCCCTGTCTCTGGACAACGCGTTCAAACGCCGCAATACCCCAGTATAA
- a CDS encoding FAD-dependent oxidoreductase yields the protein MKTHYQAVVIGGGVVGTSVLYHLAKMGWKDVCLLERKILTAGSSWHAAGGFHALNADPNIASLQAYTIDLLGEIEKESGQSVGMHMTGGMTLAGTPDRWEWLQSAYRTFQSIGIDDVHLITPEEAGELCPIMSTDGILGGMWADREGYVDTTGTVHAYAGAAKKNGAQVFENTRVLELNQTAVGWEVVTDMGTIKTEHVVNAAGLWAKQVGRMAGIELPVSPLNHHYLISDTIPQVEALEKELPLVVDLEGFTYMRQDQNGILLGIYEIDHQHWMMDGAPWEYGFELQQEDPDRIEHELTLGFQRYPDLQNVGVKTWVNGAFTFAPDGNPLVGPVRGKKGYWCACGVMAGFLQGGGVGKSLAEWMIHGETEADVYGMDIARFGDYAENKQFIKETTGQFYTRRFVMTYPNEQLPAGRPLKMAPAYTDMTAAGCRWGASAGLELPLYFAPTPDFEETPTLKRSNAFEIVAEECKAVREHVGLLDITGFSRFEVSGSGAAAWLDRIMACKLPKAGRAKLAPMLSPEGNLKGDLTVFNWGDGTWWIMGSYYLRDWHMRWFHDHMGENVVLQDIADATVGFSLSGPESRNVIEKLTDGPIGDLPFMGCGVFDIGLVRARVGRLSVSGELGYEIHCKAAEHIALRKMLLEAGADQGIREIGFNALLSLRLEKSFGIWSAEFTQGYTAAQTGMDRWIDWDTDFIGKAAATAERNGNEPAQKVVTLEVESKDADATGFEPVWAGGKVVGFVTSGGYGHTVGKSLAMAMIDQEHCAEGTELSVHIVGAEQPARVIAASPYDPAGRAMRV from the coding sequence ATGAAAACACACTATCAGGCTGTAGTGATTGGCGGTGGCGTTGTTGGCACATCGGTCCTGTATCACCTTGCGAAAATGGGTTGGAAAGATGTTTGCCTGCTAGAGCGAAAAATTCTGACGGCTGGTTCGAGCTGGCATGCGGCAGGGGGGTTTCACGCGTTGAACGCGGATCCTAATATTGCCAGTTTGCAAGCTTACACCATCGATCTGTTGGGCGAAATCGAGAAAGAGTCAGGCCAGTCCGTTGGTATGCATATGACCGGTGGCATGACCCTTGCAGGCACGCCAGATCGCTGGGAATGGTTGCAATCGGCTTATCGCACATTCCAGTCTATCGGCATTGACGACGTTCACCTGATCACCCCCGAAGAAGCGGGCGAACTCTGCCCGATCATGTCCACTGACGGCATTCTGGGTGGCATGTGGGCGGACCGCGAAGGTTATGTTGACACGACAGGCACGGTGCATGCCTATGCAGGTGCTGCCAAAAAGAACGGTGCCCAAGTGTTTGAGAACACTCGCGTGTTGGAACTGAACCAGACCGCAGTTGGCTGGGAGGTGGTGACCGACATGGGCACCATTAAAACCGAGCATGTCGTGAACGCCGCTGGCCTTTGGGCAAAGCAGGTGGGTCGTATGGCAGGAATTGAATTGCCCGTCAGCCCGTTGAATCACCACTATCTGATCTCGGATACGATCCCGCAAGTGGAAGCGTTGGAAAAGGAACTACCGCTGGTCGTCGACCTTGAAGGGTTCACCTACATGCGACAGGATCAGAACGGTATATTATTGGGCATTTATGAAATCGATCATCAACATTGGATGATGGATGGTGCGCCATGGGAATACGGCTTTGAGTTGCAGCAAGAAGATCCGGACCGGATCGAACACGAACTGACGCTGGGTTTCCAACGCTATCCTGATCTGCAGAACGTTGGCGTCAAAACCTGGGTGAACGGCGCTTTTACGTTTGCTCCGGACGGCAATCCTCTGGTTGGGCCTGTGCGCGGAAAGAAAGGGTATTGGTGCGCCTGCGGCGTCATGGCGGGCTTCCTGCAAGGTGGCGGTGTGGGCAAATCGCTGGCGGAATGGATGATCCACGGTGAGACTGAGGCGGATGTTTACGGCATGGATATTGCGCGTTTTGGCGATTACGCCGAGAATAAGCAATTCATCAAGGAAACCACAGGCCAGTTCTATACGCGTCGGTTTGTGATGACCTATCCAAACGAACAGTTGCCGGCGGGCCGTCCGCTCAAGATGGCACCAGCTTATACTGACATGACCGCAGCGGGGTGCCGCTGGGGTGCAAGTGCGGGTCTTGAACTGCCGTTGTATTTTGCCCCAACGCCTGATTTTGAGGAAACGCCGACCCTCAAGCGGTCAAACGCATTCGAGATTGTCGCAGAAGAATGCAAAGCGGTACGCGAACATGTGGGCTTGCTGGACATTACAGGCTTCTCCAGATTCGAGGTTTCCGGGAGCGGGGCAGCGGCATGGCTGGACCGGATCATGGCTTGCAAGTTGCCCAAAGCCGGGCGTGCGAAACTGGCCCCAATGTTATCACCCGAGGGCAACCTGAAAGGCGACTTGACGGTGTTCAACTGGGGCGATGGTACCTGGTGGATTATGGGCAGTTATTACCTGCGCGATTGGCACATGCGATGGTTTCACGACCACATGGGCGAAAACGTTGTTCTGCAAGACATTGCAGACGCGACTGTCGGCTTTTCCCTTTCAGGCCCTGAAAGTCGCAATGTGATCGAAAAGCTGACGGATGGTCCGATCGGTGATCTTCCGTTTATGGGGTGCGGCGTCTTTGACATTGGTCTGGTTCGTGCGAGAGTCGGGCGTCTGTCGGTTTCCGGCGAACTGGGATATGAAATTCACTGCAAAGCGGCAGAACATATCGCGTTGCGCAAGATGTTATTGGAGGCAGGGGCCGATCAGGGCATCCGTGAAATCGGATTTAACGCGTTGCTGAGCCTGCGTCTGGAAAAGAGCTTTGGTATTTGGTCAGCGGAATTCACTCAAGGGTACACGGCCGCACAAACAGGCATGGATCGTTGGATTGACTGGGACACGGACTTCATCGGTAAGGCAGCGGCGACTGCTGAACGCAATGGTAATGAACCCGCCCAAAAAGTGGTCACGCTTGAGGTGGAATCCAAGGACGCGGATGCGACAGGGTTCGAGCCCGTTTGGGCGGGCGGCAAGGTCGTTGGCTTCGTGACCTCAGGCGGCTATGGCCACACGGTTGGCAAGTCCTTGGCAATGGCGATGATCGACCAGGAACACTGCGCCGAGGGCACGGAGCTGTCGGTTCATATTGTAGGCGCTGAGCAGCCCGCCCGGGTGATCGCAGCATCGCCTTATGACCCGGCGGGCCGGGCCATGCGGGTTTAG
- a CDS encoding ArsC/Spx/MgsR family protein: MIIFGLKNCDTCRKALKSLPQAELVDVRLDGIPDSVLTAALETFGDAVINTRSKTWRGLEEHERNLPAIDLLRLHPAVMKRPLIATEASLYLGWHRETQQELVVT, encoded by the coding sequence ATGATAATTTTTGGACTTAAGAACTGTGATACTTGCCGAAAAGCGCTTAAGTCGCTGCCACAAGCTGAGTTGGTCGATGTTCGCCTGGACGGTATTCCCGATTCAGTTCTGACTGCTGCATTGGAAACCTTTGGGGACGCTGTGATAAACACGCGCTCAAAAACGTGGCGTGGACTGGAAGAACACGAACGAAATTTACCGGCCATTGACTTGCTGCGGTTACATCCGGCGGTGATGAAGCGTCCCCTGATAGCAACAGAGGCCTCGCTATATTTGGGCTGGCACCGCGAGACGCAACAAGAGCTGGTGGTGACCTGA
- a CDS encoding biopolymer transporter ExbD translates to MIRSAVQRRKRDPSIALINVVFLMLIFFLIAGTVAAPLDSDLKLVDTSGLEGREPPDALVLREDGTLSFRGMLTDPERYMANHEAGPVRIVPDRDALGARLIEVSSTLRRLGATSVILVTERALE, encoded by the coding sequence ATGATCCGTTCCGCAGTCCAACGCCGGAAACGAGACCCTTCGATCGCTTTGATCAACGTGGTCTTCTTGATGCTGATCTTCTTTCTGATCGCGGGCACGGTTGCCGCGCCGCTTGATAGCGATTTAAAACTTGTAGACACATCCGGTCTTGAAGGGCGCGAGCCACCCGACGCTCTGGTTCTGCGCGAAGACGGAACGTTGAGTTTTCGCGGGATGCTGACGGATCCGGAACGTTATATGGCCAACCACGAAGCGGGTCCTGTACGGATCGTCCCTGATCGCGATGCACTTGGTGCACGCCTGATCGAGGTGTCGAGTACCTTGCGCCGTCTTGGCGCGACATCTGTTATTCTCGTGACTGAGCGGGCGCTCGAATGA
- a CDS encoding MotA/TolQ/ExbB proton channel family protein: MTFFDALSGIFALGGPVVAILFVMSILTFSVTLYKLWQFAASGVGRHRVLSEALSAWDAGDHHAARARLAKSRSYLAPLLGTAMEARDLPGFEGRLDAEAGVALAGLERGFRLLDTVAQLAPLLGLFGTVLGMIEAFQSLQAAGSSVDPALLAGGIWVALLTTAVGLAVAMPTSMILAWFESRTARERVFADKALQTVLAPVQAAPQETAAQFPASSHA; the protein is encoded by the coding sequence ATGACTTTTTTTGACGCATTGAGTGGGATTTTTGCTCTTGGTGGACCAGTGGTTGCCATCCTGTTTGTGATGTCGATCCTGACGTTCTCAGTCACGCTTTATAAACTGTGGCAGTTCGCGGCCTCCGGGGTTGGGCGCCACCGGGTACTTTCTGAAGCCTTGTCGGCGTGGGATGCTGGTGACCACCACGCCGCGCGCGCGAGGTTGGCCAAGAGCCGCAGCTACCTTGCTCCACTGCTGGGCACGGCCATGGAAGCGAGAGACCTTCCTGGTTTTGAGGGGCGGCTGGACGCCGAAGCCGGAGTGGCACTGGCTGGACTGGAACGTGGTTTTCGCTTGCTGGATACCGTTGCCCAACTCGCGCCATTGCTGGGCCTCTTTGGTACGGTTTTGGGCATGATTGAGGCATTTCAAAGTTTGCAAGCGGCTGGATCATCTGTCGATCCGGCTTTGCTTGCGGGGGGCATATGGGTCGCACTCCTCACCACGGCCGTCGGGTTGGCCGTCGCCATGCCGACCTCAATGATTCTTGCCTGGTTTGAAAGCCGCACCGCGCGCGAACGTGTCTTCGCGGATAAGGCGCTGCAAACTGTGCTGGCACCTGTCCAAGCCGCGCCACAGGAGACAGCCGCGCAGTTTCCCGCGTCCAGCCATGCGTAA
- a CDS encoding DNA-binding domain-containing protein, giving the protein MSVSQTEFSGALLNAEKDVPKGLLDAGRAPAGRRFSVYRNNVIVSLAEALETAFPLICKLLGRDSFTKLATLYVREHPPTSPLMMFYGDLLPDFLANFSPLSHIGYLPDCARLDLAMRRSYHAADAIPIDPLIFQDKPEKIMALKLSLAPSTIVIRSPWPIFDIWRVNFDTDAAPPRPIAQDVIITRPQFDPSPHLLEHGVADWLERMHNGVNFGEAHEQTLKATPAFDLETALAQALQTGALTEFKTKDY; this is encoded by the coding sequence ATGAGCGTGTCACAAACAGAATTCAGCGGCGCTCTGCTGAACGCCGAAAAGGATGTGCCGAAGGGCTTATTGGACGCTGGACGAGCGCCAGCCGGTCGCAGGTTTTCTGTTTACAGAAACAATGTCATTGTATCACTCGCCGAAGCGCTCGAAACGGCCTTTCCCCTCATTTGCAAGCTCTTGGGACGCGATAGCTTCACCAAACTCGCGACACTTTATGTCCGTGAACACCCCCCGACTTCACCTTTGATGATGTTTTATGGTGACCTTCTGCCAGATTTTCTGGCGAATTTTTCACCGCTTTCTCACATTGGCTATTTGCCTGACTGCGCGCGCCTAGATCTGGCCATGCGCCGCTCCTATCACGCGGCGGATGCGATCCCGATTGACCCTCTGATTTTTCAGGACAAGCCGGAAAAAATCATGGCGCTAAAGCTATCACTTGCGCCGTCCACAATTGTTATCAGGTCGCCTTGGCCAATTTTTGACATCTGGCGTGTCAATTTTGACACCGATGCTGCGCCACCACGCCCCATTGCTCAGGATGTCATAATCACCCGGCCTCAGTTCGATCCTTCTCCGCATTTACTTGAGCATGGCGTCGCTGACTGGCTTGAACGGATGCATAACGGTGTCAATTTTGGGGAGGCCCACGAGCAAACCCTAAAAGCCACCCCGGCTTTCGATCTGGAAACTGCCCTGGCCCAAGCACTGCAAACCGGTGCTCTTACGGAATTCAAGACAAAGGACTACTAA
- a CDS encoding trimethylamine methyltransferase family protein has product MDTQEPRSRGRRRRATAATPASKRRVNYHDLRNPFPVAEVFSTDQIAAIHETALRTLQELGVKVLLPEAVEIYRKAGARVVGDMVYLGADVINAALETAPKSIQGRAGHRSKDLTFELGRMIFQPGAGAPHATDLVRGRRPGSSSDFVEYTKLNQHFDVLQMLSPSVEPQDIATNIRHYFTTKTQMTLSNKFPFVFSRGTPQSMDCFEMLRDFRGVTDAEFAANPHCYTIINTNSPRTLDIPMAQGLIDFARHGQMSIVTPFTLMGAMAPITVAGAVTLSHAEALAAITLTQLVTPGAPICYGTFTSNVDMKSGAPAFGTPAHFQASLAAGQLARLTGLPWRSAAGSASNQNDVQAANENQFGLWGCLMAGATVVIHSAGWLEGGLSVSYEKIITDVEVLNMVAELCAGKGASADEIGFENALSQVDPSGHFFASPQTMERYDTEFYEPIVHDYANFGTWTDRGARDASTRATDVWQEIVKNEAPIPVDDTKVEALNTFIAKRTAEGGAPPES; this is encoded by the coding sequence ATGGACACCCAAGAACCCAGATCGCGTGGACGGCGCAGGCGCGCGACTGCGGCAACGCCCGCGTCAAAACGGCGGGTTAATTATCACGACTTGCGCAATCCTTTTCCAGTCGCAGAGGTGTTCTCGACAGATCAGATTGCCGCAATTCATGAAACGGCTCTGCGCACGCTACAAGAGCTGGGTGTGAAGGTGTTGCTTCCAGAGGCCGTCGAGATTTACCGCAAAGCCGGTGCGCGTGTTGTAGGCGATATGGTTTACCTTGGCGCTGACGTGATCAATGCTGCACTGGAAACGGCACCCAAATCCATTCAGGGCCGGGCAGGCCATCGCAGTAAAGACCTAACCTTCGAACTTGGACGTATGATTTTCCAACCCGGTGCCGGCGCGCCGCACGCGACCGATCTGGTGCGTGGACGGCGTCCCGGGTCATCTTCTGACTTCGTAGAGTACACAAAACTGAACCAACACTTTGATGTCTTGCAGATGTTGTCGCCTTCCGTGGAGCCACAAGATATTGCCACGAATATTCGGCATTACTTTACGACCAAAACCCAGATGACGCTGTCGAATAAATTCCCGTTTGTGTTCTCTCGTGGGACCCCTCAAAGCATGGACTGCTTTGAAATGCTACGCGATTTTCGCGGTGTGACGGATGCAGAGTTTGCCGCGAACCCGCATTGCTACACGATCATCAACACAAACAGCCCGCGAACGTTAGATATTCCCATGGCGCAGGGACTGATAGATTTTGCCCGTCACGGGCAAATGTCGATTGTCACGCCTTTCACGCTGATGGGGGCCATGGCGCCCATCACGGTAGCTGGCGCAGTTACACTCAGCCATGCCGAAGCTTTGGCCGCGATTACTCTTACCCAACTTGTGACTCCCGGCGCGCCAATTTGCTATGGTACCTTCACCTCAAATGTTGACATGAAATCCGGCGCGCCCGCCTTTGGCACACCAGCACATTTTCAGGCCTCGCTTGCCGCGGGACAGCTGGCGAGATTGACCGGTCTGCCTTGGCGAAGCGCCGCAGGCTCTGCGTCGAACCAGAACGATGTCCAGGCGGCGAATGAGAACCAATTTGGTCTCTGGGGTTGTTTGATGGCAGGTGCAACTGTCGTCATTCATTCTGCAGGTTGGCTCGAAGGCGGTCTCAGCGTATCTTATGAAAAGATCATCACCGATGTCGAAGTCCTCAATATGGTGGCTGAACTATGCGCAGGCAAAGGGGCGAGCGCGGATGAGATTGGATTTGAGAACGCATTGTCTCAAGTGGATCCGAGCGGCCATTTCTTCGCATCACCGCAGACAATGGAACGCTATGACACCGAATTCTATGAACCCATCGTGCATGACTACGCCAATTTTGGCACTTGGACGGATCGCGGCGCGCGGGATGCCTCGACGCGCGCGACAGACGTCTGGCAAGAGATCGTGAAGAACGAGGCTCCGATACCGGTAGATGACACTAAAGTCGAAGCGCTCAATACCTTCATTGCAAAACGGACGGCCGAAGGCGGCGCGCCGCCCGAGAGTTAA
- a CDS encoding cold-shock protein — MPNGTVKWFNTTKGYGFIAPEEGGSDVFVHISAVERSGLTGLADDQKVSFELSEGRDGRQMASDLKVL; from the coding sequence ATGCCAAACGGCACCGTGAAATGGTTTAACACAACCAAGGGCTATGGTTTTATCGCGCCCGAGGAAGGTGGTTCTGACGTATTTGTACATATATCGGCTGTTGAAAGGTCGGGTCTGACCGGGCTTGCTGATGATCAAAAGGTCAGTTTTGAGCTATCCGAAGGGCGAGATGGCAGACAAATGGCAAGCGACCTGAAGGTATTGTAG
- a CDS encoding biopolymer transporter ExbD yields the protein MSMTPLIDVVFLLLLFFMLTSTFSSFGEIELNQATAGPPTQGTAPERFFVQLGSSRLVLNGATIALDELAEQVAIGQVLVSLDPDVSTQRLVDLLVRLRGRETLSVLVLE from the coding sequence ATGTCGATGACCCCGCTTATCGACGTGGTCTTTTTGCTTTTGCTTTTCTTTATGCTGACCTCGACTTTTTCAAGTTTCGGTGAGATCGAGCTCAATCAGGCAACTGCGGGTCCACCTACGCAGGGTACTGCGCCTGAACGTTTTTTTGTGCAGCTTGGGAGCTCGCGTCTGGTGCTCAATGGTGCCACCATCGCATTGGACGAACTCGCCGAACAAGTGGCAATTGGGCAAGTATTGGTCAGCCTCGACCCGGACGTTTCGACACAACGACTTGTCGATTTATTGGTTCGTCTTCGGGGGCGCGAGACCTTAAGCGTTTTGGTGCTGGAGTGA
- a CDS encoding TetR/AcrR family transcriptional regulator: protein MAMRNIPLLHRDDPDKDPLVGHVKVTRQDWLNMARDVLVTEGVGEVKILGLASRMGVSRSSFYWYFKDRADLQAALLDEWEARNTAQIVHHCQIPSANITEAVCNFFRCFVDTSKFDRGLDFAIREWSRRDPALRGRLDDADRKRISGLKASFAIHGYSEIDADARARILYFMQLGYHALEVKEDMETRMSRLAPYVRGFTGREPDPDVIAAFLKYVENRGLV from the coding sequence ATGGCAATGCGCAACATACCTCTCCTTCATCGCGACGACCCAGACAAGGATCCACTGGTTGGCCATGTGAAAGTGACACGTCAGGATTGGCTGAACATGGCTCGTGATGTGCTTGTGACTGAGGGTGTTGGAGAGGTTAAAATACTTGGGCTGGCCAGTCGGATGGGCGTGTCACGGTCCAGCTTTTATTGGTATTTCAAGGATCGCGCTGACCTGCAAGCCGCGCTCTTGGATGAATGGGAGGCACGCAATACAGCGCAGATCGTGCATCACTGCCAGATTCCCTCAGCCAACATCACCGAGGCTGTCTGCAACTTCTTTCGCTGTTTTGTGGATACATCAAAGTTTGATCGTGGTCTGGATTTTGCGATACGTGAGTGGTCTCGCCGGGATCCAGCCCTTCGTGGCCGGTTGGATGACGCAGACCGCAAGCGTATTTCGGGCCTGAAAGCGTCCTTTGCGATACATGGTTATTCAGAGATAGACGCGGATGCACGGGCGCGGATCTTGTACTTCATGCAACTGGGGTATCACGCGTTGGAAGTGAAGGAAGACATGGAAACGCGCATGTCGCGGCTGGCACCTTACGTTCGCGGATTCACTGGACGCGAGCCCGACCCGGACGTAATTGCGGCCTTTCTGAAGTACGTTGAAAATAGGGGGCTGGTTTGA